In Halomarina salina, one DNA window encodes the following:
- a CDS encoding PadR family transcriptional regulator: MHQLTGFQRDLLYCIAGLEKPSGQSIKEELEGRMDHEITHGRLYPNLDTLVETELVSKGDIDRRTNYYDISEKGVAALQEYHQWGGEQLP, encoded by the coding sequence ATTCACCAGCTGACGGGGTTCCAGCGCGACCTCCTCTACTGCATCGCGGGGCTGGAGAAACCGTCCGGGCAGTCCATCAAGGAGGAACTCGAAGGGCGCATGGACCACGAGATCACGCACGGCCGACTCTACCCGAACCTCGACACGCTCGTCGAGACGGAACTGGTGTCGAAGGGGGATATCGACCGGCGCACGAACTACTACGACATCTCGGAGAAGGGTGTCGCGGCGCTTCAGGAGTACCACCAGTGGGGCGGCGAACAGCTCCCCTGA
- the cbiB gene encoding adenosylcobinamide-phosphate synthase CbiB, protein MGTVAVALAVVLDRLVAEPPARVHPVALLGRLAAPLDRTWGRPTLVGAAVALVVPLTFAGTVAGTTALAGRSGPVVATLVAGCWLFCLCSLRMLLTLSTDVLGAIENDVAHARDAIRGLVGRDTATLSPGELRSAAVESVAENLADGLVAPLFAFALGAQVSLAVAAGAAAWVKGVNTLDSMLGYPSKPHGTASARLDDAVMWLPARLSAVLVALAALDPRAVRRSRRWAGDPPSPNSGWPMATLAAVLGVRLAKRGSYVLNPSARLPTAGDAREGVRVVGVAGGLAAVLAGVLAW, encoded by the coding sequence ATGGGAACGGTCGCCGTGGCGCTCGCCGTGGTGCTGGACCGACTGGTCGCCGAACCGCCGGCGAGGGTCCACCCGGTCGCGCTCCTCGGCCGTCTCGCCGCGCCACTGGACCGGACGTGGGGACGACCGACGCTCGTCGGTGCTGCCGTCGCCCTCGTCGTCCCCCTGACGTTCGCCGGGACCGTCGCGGGCACGACAGCACTGGCGGGTCGGAGTGGTCCGGTCGTCGCTACTCTCGTCGCTGGCTGCTGGCTGTTCTGTCTCTGTAGCCTCCGGATGCTGTTGACGCTCTCGACGGACGTCCTCGGCGCCATCGAGAACGACGTGGCCCACGCACGGGACGCGATTCGCGGACTCGTCGGCCGCGACACCGCGACGCTCTCGCCCGGCGAACTCCGGAGCGCGGCGGTCGAGAGCGTCGCCGAGAACCTCGCGGACGGCCTCGTCGCCCCGCTGTTCGCGTTCGCGCTCGGGGCGCAGGTGTCGCTCGCCGTCGCCGCTGGCGCGGCCGCGTGGGTGAAGGGCGTCAACACGCTCGACTCGATGCTCGGCTACCCGTCGAAGCCACACGGGACGGCCAGCGCCCGCCTCGACGACGCCGTGATGTGGCTCCCGGCCCGGCTCAGCGCGGTGCTGGTCGCACTCGCCGCACTGGACCCGCGAGCGGTCCGTCGCAGTCGTCGCTGGGCGGGCGACCCGCCGTCGCCGAACTCGGGGTGGCCGATGGCGACGCTCGCTGCGGTGCTCGGCGTCCGACTCGCGAAACGCGGGAGCTACGTCCTGAACCCGTCCGCACGACTGCCCACTGCGGGCGACGCCCGTGAGGGTGTCCGCGTGGTCGGCGTCGCTGGCGGACTCGCGGCGGTCCTCGCCGGGGTGCTGGCGTGGTAG
- a CDS encoding GDP-mannose 4,6-dehydratase codes for MQVLVTGGAGFIGGHLAESFVHDGHDVTVVDNFDPYYEVAIKRTNVSEARETAAKTDGSYTLVEDDVRNESTVSRLVAEADVVYHQAAQAGVRASVEDPKKPNEVNVEGTLNVLEAARSSDVRRVVLASSSSVYGKNHYLPYDEAHPTTPVSPYGVSKLAAEQYARTYNDVYGLPTVALRYFTVYGPRMRPNMAITNFVTRCADGKPPVIYGDGQQTRDFTYIDDVVDANRTLMTSDAADGEILNIGSTDNISIERLARTICDAFDQPLNLEYDERYRGDAEHTHADIGKARALIGYEPSVTIDQGVRKFIDWYRSNRAWYRSLTKATA; via the coding sequence ATGCAGGTTCTGGTCACCGGTGGTGCTGGATTCATTGGAGGTCATCTCGCCGAGTCGTTCGTCCACGACGGCCACGACGTGACCGTCGTCGACAACTTCGACCCCTACTACGAGGTCGCGATCAAGCGCACGAACGTCTCGGAGGCGCGTGAGACCGCGGCCAAGACCGACGGGTCGTACACGTTGGTCGAGGACGACGTCCGTAACGAGTCGACCGTGTCGCGACTCGTCGCGGAGGCCGACGTCGTCTACCATCAGGCGGCGCAGGCGGGCGTCCGGGCGAGCGTCGAGGACCCGAAGAAACCCAACGAGGTGAACGTAGAGGGGACGCTGAACGTCCTCGAAGCCGCCCGCAGCTCGGACGTTCGCCGGGTGGTACTCGCCAGTTCGTCGTCCGTCTACGGCAAGAACCACTACCTCCCCTACGACGAAGCCCATCCCACGACACCCGTCAGTCCGTACGGTGTATCGAAACTCGCCGCCGAGCAGTACGCCCGCACGTACAACGACGTGTACGGACTACCGACGGTCGCACTCCGCTACTTCACCGTCTACGGCCCGCGGATGCGACCGAACATGGCCATCACGAACTTCGTCACGCGGTGTGCCGACGGGAAGCCCCCCGTCATCTACGGCGACGGGCAACAGACCCGCGACTTCACGTATATCGACGACGTCGTCGACGCGAACCGCACGCTCATGACGTCGGACGCCGCGGACGGCGAGATCCTCAACATCGGGAGCACGGACAACATCAGCATCGAGCGACTCGCCCGGACCATCTGTGACGCGTTCGACCAGCCCCTGAACCTGGAGTACGACGAACGCTACCGGGGCGACGCCGAACACACCCACGCGGACATCGGGAAGGCCAGAGCGCTCATCGGCTACGAACCGTCGGTCACTATCGACCAGGGCGTCCGCAAGTTCATCGACTGGTACCGCTCCAACCGCGCCTGGTACCGGTCCCTCACGAAGGCGACTGCCTGA
- the cobT gene encoding nicotinate mononucleotide-dependent phosphoribosyltransferase CobT, which translates to MTDSPVATDSTDPTFALVVGTTETAAIDGISAAGANPALLDHTPSADAELVAYGTPVYAPTVPVSPGGCPTPALVTRAVRELVGFDLLVVDGGLSAPSAAPTVEVGATPGSDIREPTPVPDAAEIVDRARRVGRAADGPLVVGESVPGGTTTALGVLTALGEPFGVSSSLPTNPLELKRRVVEEALTASDLDAGSLAGSPVEAVARMGDPVLATVMGLVVGAAARDAPVTLAGGTQMVAAAALVRHAGVDHPLTLATTSFVDGDDSVDVRAAAEALDCRLSVTDPGFDRLDHAGLAHYSDGVGKEGAGMGGALALARTAGVEMASVRDRVVARYEREIGPVAGDAAGGGPADDEPTREGSTDGEPADDETADGEATDEVRTDGR; encoded by the coding sequence GTGACGGACTCGCCGGTCGCGACGGACTCGACGGACCCGACGTTCGCGCTGGTGGTCGGGACGACGGAGACGGCCGCCATCGACGGCATCAGCGCCGCCGGTGCGAATCCCGCGCTCCTCGACCACACGCCGTCGGCCGACGCCGAACTCGTCGCGTACGGCACGCCCGTCTACGCGCCGACCGTGCCGGTCAGCCCCGGTGGCTGCCCGACGCCCGCGCTGGTCACCCGCGCCGTCCGGGAACTGGTCGGCTTCGACCTGCTGGTCGTCGACGGCGGCCTCTCGGCTCCGTCCGCCGCGCCGACCGTCGAGGTGGGGGCGACACCGGGTAGCGACATCCGCGAACCGACCCCGGTTCCGGACGCGGCCGAGATAGTCGACCGCGCGAGACGCGTCGGCAGGGCGGCCGACGGTCCCCTCGTCGTCGGCGAGAGCGTTCCCGGCGGGACGACGACGGCGCTCGGAGTGCTCACCGCACTCGGCGAACCGTTCGGCGTCTCGTCGTCGCTCCCGACCAACCCGCTCGAACTCAAGCGGCGGGTCGTGGAGGAGGCGCTGACCGCGAGCGACCTCGACGCCGGGTCCCTTGCCGGGTCCCCGGTCGAAGCCGTCGCCCGGATGGGCGACCCCGTCCTGGCGACGGTGATGGGGCTCGTCGTCGGGGCCGCGGCGCGCGACGCTCCGGTGACGCTGGCTGGCGGGACACAGATGGTCGCCGCGGCGGCGCTCGTCCGCCACGCGGGGGTCGACCACCCGCTGACGCTGGCGACGACCTCGTTCGTCGACGGGGACGACTCCGTCGACGTGCGCGCCGCGGCCGAGGCTCTCGACTGCCGACTGTCCGTCACGGACCCCGGATTCGACCGCCTCGACCACGCTGGCCTCGCGCACTACAGTGACGGCGTCGGGAAGGAGGGCGCGGGCATGGGCGGGGCACTGGCGCTGGCCCGTACGGCCGGCGTCGAGATGGCGAGCGTCCGCGACCGCGTCGTCGCCCGTTACGAGCGCGAGATCGGTCCTGTAGCGGGCGACGCCGCTGGAGGAGGGCCAGCGGACGACGAACCCACTCGCGAAGGATCGACCGATGGAGAGCCAGCCGACGACGAGACGGCCGACGGGGAGGCGACCGACGAGGTGCGCACGGATGGACGCTGA
- a CDS encoding lipopolysaccharide biosynthesis protein, producing MIDRLRSLVRHLVPSGGTAQRVTKGTVWVMSQNVFGRLLQLGMLAVLARLIGPSEIGLVGIALLVLSATKKFTEIGLEAAIIQQEADDVDHYLNTTWVLQVLRGVLIAAVLYVAAPFVADVFDEARATVLVRAIGLSPLLFGLTNPGIVYFQKNLEFHKDFVYKLSGEVGMVVIAVAYALFVEQTAWAYVVGYVAADAIRLVISYLIHPFRPGVEVDRDAARDLIGYGKWITGSSVLYFLYSQGDDAFVAAFIGPAALAFYQYAYRFSNAPATELTQVVSSVLFPMFSKLQSDMDLLKETFLKSLRLTTFVALPMSCGIAIVAPSFVVAFLGEQWVEMVVPMQILTVYGLFRSLGKTWGPVWKATGRPDYHTKLSLVRVTLLAILIYPLTDAYGITGTALAVTSISLFPMIPLELYLIKNSIDVRYREIASEISYPLVASGLMSAGLVVFNTSVSLPPLLEFLALSVLGVALYGVSVLVLELTFDWGIRGNLESIAANLSD from the coding sequence ATGATCGACAGGCTCCGTTCGCTCGTCAGGCATCTGGTCCCCAGCGGGGGGACCGCCCAGCGCGTCACGAAGGGGACGGTCTGGGTCATGAGTCAGAACGTGTTCGGTCGGCTGCTCCAGCTCGGGATGCTGGCGGTGCTCGCACGGCTCATCGGTCCGTCCGAGATCGGCCTGGTCGGCATCGCGCTGCTCGTGCTGAGCGCGACGAAGAAGTTCACCGAGATCGGCCTGGAGGCCGCCATCATCCAGCAGGAGGCAGACGACGTCGACCACTATCTGAACACGACGTGGGTGTTGCAGGTGCTCAGGGGCGTCCTCATCGCGGCCGTCCTCTACGTCGCCGCGCCGTTCGTCGCCGACGTGTTCGACGAGGCTCGGGCGACCGTGCTCGTCCGCGCCATCGGTCTCTCGCCGCTCCTGTTCGGCCTGACGAACCCGGGTATCGTCTACTTCCAGAAGAACCTGGAGTTCCACAAGGACTTCGTCTACAAGCTCTCGGGGGAGGTCGGGATGGTCGTCATCGCCGTCGCGTACGCGCTGTTCGTCGAGCAGACCGCGTGGGCGTACGTCGTCGGCTACGTCGCCGCCGACGCCATCCGACTGGTCATCTCGTACCTCATCCACCCCTTCCGACCCGGTGTCGAGGTCGACCGGGACGCGGCGCGCGACCTCATCGGCTACGGGAAGTGGATAACCGGGTCGTCGGTGCTGTACTTCCTCTACAGCCAGGGCGACGACGCGTTCGTCGCCGCGTTCATCGGCCCGGCGGCGCTCGCGTTCTACCAGTACGCGTACCGGTTCTCGAACGCCCCCGCGACGGAGTTGACGCAGGTCGTCTCCAGCGTGCTGTTCCCGATGTTCTCGAAGCTCCAGTCGGACATGGACCTGCTCAAGGAGACGTTCCTGAAGTCGCTCCGCCTCACGACGTTCGTCGCGCTGCCGATGTCCTGTGGTATCGCCATCGTCGCACCGAGTTTCGTCGTCGCGTTCCTCGGCGAGCAGTGGGTCGAGATGGTCGTCCCGATGCAGATACTGACCGTCTACGGGCTGTTCAGGTCGCTCGGGAAGACCTGGGGGCCGGTCTGGAAGGCGACCGGTCGGCCGGACTACCACACGAAACTGTCGCTCGTCCGCGTCACCCTCCTCGCCATCCTCATCTACCCGCTCACCGACGCGTACGGCATCACCGGGACCGCGCTGGCGGTCACGAGCATCTCGCTGTTCCCGATGATACCGCTCGAACTGTACCTCATCAAGAACTCCATCGACGTGCGCTACCGGGAGATCGCCTCGGAGATATCCTATCCGCTCGTCGCGAGCGGCCTGATGTCGGCCGGACTCGTCGTGTTCAACACCAGCGTCAGCCTCCCACCGCTGCTCGAGTTCCTCGCCCTCTCGGTGCTCGGCGTCGCCCTCTACGGCGTCTCCGTGCTGGTGCTGGAACTCACGTTCGACTGGGGCATCCGCGGGAACCTCGAGTCCATCGCCGCGAACCTCAGCGACTGA
- a CDS encoding sugar phosphate isomerase/epimerase family protein has translation MKSALQLYSLRDIDEPLPDVIRRVGDAGFDGVEFAYRLPDADPDDVVAALAHADLEPVGAHVGLRDIEDDPAACAARYARVGVQRLVIPHLPPAHFRTPARVDALADRLDELGRELAEHGSSLAYHNQVHDFVPVDRASRLQRLLTTVNPYAPGASKPQTGLGLVGDRLFDLVGRPDGVVPVERTAFGRLVEATDPDALSFEVDVGTVTAAGQDPADVLRFTAGRTPLVHVKDTAVDGPVGPLTACRSVDPGTGIVDIDGALATASDVGAEWAVFEHDDPDDPASVPTMGAAALGLSSGRRGSDAPTDR, from the coding sequence GTGAAGTCGGCGCTCCAGCTGTACTCGCTCCGTGACATCGACGAACCGCTGCCGGACGTCATCCGGCGGGTCGGCGACGCCGGATTCGACGGCGTGGAGTTCGCCTACCGACTGCCCGACGCCGATCCCGATGACGTCGTCGCCGCCCTCGCGCACGCCGACCTCGAACCGGTGGGTGCGCACGTCGGGCTCCGCGACATCGAGGACGACCCTGCGGCGTGCGCCGCACGCTACGCACGGGTCGGCGTCCAGCGACTCGTGATTCCACACCTGCCCCCGGCGCACTTCCGGACGCCAGCGCGAGTCGACGCACTCGCCGACCGACTGGACGAACTCGGGCGCGAGCTCGCCGAACACGGCTCCTCGCTGGCGTACCACAACCAGGTCCACGACTTCGTCCCGGTCGACCGGGCATCGCGGCTCCAACGGCTCCTGACGACCGTCAACCCGTACGCGCCGGGCGCGAGCAAGCCACAGACCGGGCTCGGACTGGTCGGCGACCGACTGTTCGACCTGGTCGGTCGGCCCGACGGCGTCGTTCCCGTCGAGCGGACCGCGTTCGGCCGACTCGTCGAGGCGACCGACCCGGACGCGCTCTCGTTCGAGGTCGACGTCGGTACCGTGACGGCGGCGGGGCAGGACCCCGCCGACGTGCTCCGGTTCACGGCTGGCCGGACGCCGCTCGTCCACGTCAAGGACACGGCCGTGGACGGGCCGGTCGGACCGCTGACGGCGTGTCGGTCGGTCGACCCGGGGACGGGTATCGTCGACATCGACGGGGCACTCGCCACCGCCAGCGACGTCGGTGCGGAGTGGGCCGTGTTCGAACACGACGACCCCGACGACCCGGCGTCGGTCCCGACGATGGGCGCCGCGGCGCTCGGACTCTCCTCAGGTCGACGGGGGTCCGACGCCCCGACGGACCGATAG
- the cobS gene encoding adenosylcobinamide-GDP ribazoletransferase produces the protein MVATALRGALGFLTRAPVGRDEAAWEAFRTTPVAFPLAGYPVGALAAVPLLAPGPSLVVAAVFVAWCYALTGINHLDGVADLGDAAVVHGDAERRRSVLKDTTVGVGAVVAVSLVVLGLWSSAGELAALPTRAALVVVAAEVSAKLATAVVVCLGTATHEGLGSALTDDNGLRDLLSPVVLTLPAATLTWPRPASAVTVLAGGVTGLATLLWARRRLGGVNGDVMGATNELARVVALAAGVTTWTLC, from the coding sequence GTGGTAGCGACCGCACTCCGTGGCGCACTCGGGTTCCTCACGCGTGCGCCCGTGGGCCGCGACGAGGCGGCGTGGGAGGCGTTCCGGACGACGCCGGTCGCGTTCCCGCTGGCCGGCTATCCCGTCGGCGCACTCGCCGCGGTGCCGCTCCTCGCTCCAGGGCCGTCCCTGGTCGTCGCGGCCGTCTTCGTCGCGTGGTGTTACGCCCTCACCGGCATCAACCACCTCGACGGCGTCGCAGACCTCGGCGACGCGGCGGTCGTCCACGGCGACGCCGAGCGTCGTCGCAGCGTGCTGAAGGACACGACGGTCGGCGTCGGAGCCGTCGTCGCCGTCTCGCTCGTCGTGCTCGGCCTCTGGTCGAGCGCGGGCGAACTGGCCGCACTCCCGACCCGAGCCGCCCTGGTCGTCGTCGCCGCGGAGGTGAGCGCCAAACTCGCGACGGCCGTCGTCGTCTGTCTCGGCACGGCGACCCACGAGGGCCTCGGGTCGGCGCTGACCGACGACAACGGGCTGCGGGACCTCCTCTCTCCGGTCGTCCTCACCCTCCCCGCTGCGACGCTGACGTGGCCGCGTCCCGCCTCGGCCGTGACGGTTCTCGCTGGGGGCGTGACGGGACTCGCCACGCTACTCTGGGCACGCCGCAGACTCGGTGGCGTCAACGGCGACGTGATGGGGGCGACGAACGAACTGGCGCGCGTCGTGGCGCTCGCTGCGGGGGTGACGACGTGGACGCTCTGCTGA
- a CDS encoding HAD family hydrolase — translation MTTVSFDLFGTLVATPAVTDPSEAVATELRQRGVALPDDWRTAYREPHEQVEPGRERSLVAHARDTLASRGVEVRHGTVHRAVRAAFEKPVETRLGARAAVTTAAERGSVAVLSNCSVPGLVERTLRRSTVDESLFDAVVASVDSGWRKPHRRAFEAVATATETRPADLIHVGDDPETDGGVSAVGGRAILVDETPLTNLSDRLTEAR, via the coding sequence GTGACGACCGTCTCGTTCGACCTCTTCGGCACGCTGGTCGCGACACCGGCGGTGACCGACCCGTCGGAGGCGGTGGCGACCGAACTCCGCCAGCGGGGCGTCGCTCTCCCGGACGACTGGCGGACGGCGTACCGTGAACCCCACGAGCAGGTCGAACCGGGTCGTGAGCGCTCGCTCGTCGCCCACGCCCGCGACACGCTCGCGAGTCGTGGGGTCGAAGTCCGGCACGGGACCGTCCACCGGGCCGTCAGGGCCGCGTTCGAGAAGCCCGTCGAGACCCGCCTCGGAGCCAGGGCGGCAGTCACGACGGCCGCCGAGCGAGGGTCCGTCGCCGTCCTCTCGAACTGTAGCGTCCCCGGCCTCGTCGAACGGACGCTCCGTCGCTCGACCGTCGACGAGTCGCTGTTCGACGCGGTCGTGGCCAGCGTCGACAGTGGTTGGCGGAAACCGCACCGTCGGGCGTTCGAGGCGGTTGCGACGGCGACCGAAACGCGTCCGGCCGACCTGATACACGTCGGCGACGACCCGGAGACCGACGGCGGTGTCTCCGCGGTCGGCGGACGAGCGATTCTCGTCGACGAGACGCCACTGACGAACCTCTCCGACCGACTCACCGAGGCCCGGTGA
- a CDS encoding AIM24 family protein, giving the protein MNIEQLTADDPSADSDAPFELENSYTLDVTADGSLLAKAGSMIAYSGDLSFTGKASAEGGIRGFLKEAASGEGTPIMVVEGQGQVYLADRGKKIQILALDDGDSVTVNGEDVLAFESDISYEIRSIDSLAGAFAGGLTNVYLEGPGYVAITTHGDPIVVEPPISTDPQATVAWSDTSPDVEVNRNLSDMIGQESGERYQMNFAGESGFVIVQPYEEHGRA; this is encoded by the coding sequence ATGAACATCGAGCAACTCACGGCCGACGACCCCTCCGCGGACAGCGACGCACCGTTCGAACTCGAGAACAGCTACACGCTCGACGTGACCGCCGATGGCTCGTTGCTGGCGAAAGCCGGGTCGATGATCGCGTACTCCGGCGACCTGTCGTTCACCGGCAAGGCGTCGGCAGAGGGTGGCATCCGCGGGTTCCTGAAGGAGGCGGCCTCCGGTGAAGGGACGCCGATAATGGTCGTCGAGGGCCAGGGGCAGGTGTACCTCGCCGACCGCGGGAAGAAGATTCAGATACTCGCGCTGGACGACGGGGACTCGGTCACCGTCAACGGCGAGGACGTGCTGGCGTTCGAGTCCGACATCTCCTACGAGATTCGCTCCATCGACAGCCTCGCCGGTGCGTTCGCCGGTGGCCTCACCAACGTCTACCTCGAGGGTCCGGGCTACGTCGCGATCACGACGCACGGCGACCCCATCGTCGTCGAACCGCCCATCTCGACGGACCCGCAGGCGACGGTGGCCTGGAGCGACACGTCCCCCGACGTCGAGGTCAACCGGAACCTCTCGGACATGATCGGCCAGGAGTCGGGAGAGCGCTACCAGATGAACTTCGCCGGTGAGAGCGGGTTCGTCATCGTCCAGCCGTACGAAGAACACGGCCGCGCGTAA
- a CDS encoding DUF7504 family protein — protein sequence MTSPSDDDDSDDQHRFRRLLLQAKAEGCRVLVTGDVGADVLATRSRRLFGQGENRHRLFAATALGTDSIRRHLPETVSIDDQDVELIRLGDIRSVDVTETYSTPPHIDDDNEFAAFRWRVVDAIARHRADHSPDPGELRVGVAPLAPLLDQHRIECIDEFVRVVGRETVRSNGMAHFHLGLDASSDLAAHLLPEMDVHIQLRRRTPRSLEHRWILLRHNVHTDWLPLQE from the coding sequence ATGACCTCGCCGTCGGACGACGACGACAGCGATGACCAGCATCGCTTCCGACGGCTGCTCCTCCAGGCGAAAGCGGAGGGCTGTCGCGTCCTCGTCACCGGGGACGTCGGTGCCGACGTTCTGGCGACGCGGAGCCGACGGCTGTTCGGACAGGGTGAGAATCGACACCGTCTCTTCGCGGCGACGGCCCTCGGTACCGATAGCATCCGACGCCACCTCCCGGAGACGGTCTCCATCGACGACCAGGACGTCGAACTGATTCGGCTCGGCGACATCCGCTCGGTGGACGTCACGGAGACGTACTCGACGCCGCCGCACATCGACGACGACAACGAGTTCGCGGCGTTCCGCTGGCGGGTCGTCGACGCCATCGCGCGTCACCGGGCGGACCACTCGCCCGACCCCGGCGAGTTGCGCGTGGGCGTCGCGCCGCTCGCACCGCTGCTCGACCAGCACCGCATCGAGTGCATCGACGAGTTCGTCCGCGTCGTGGGGCGAGAGACCGTTCGTTCGAACGGGATGGCGCACTTCCACCTGGGCCTCGACGCGTCGTCCGACCTCGCTGCACACCTCCTCCCGGAGATGGACGTCCACATCCAGCTCCGTCGACGGACCCCACGCTCGCTCGAACACCGGTGGATACTCCTCCGACACAACGTCCACACCGACTGGCTCCCGCTGCAGGAGTGA
- a CDS encoding NTP transferase domain-containing protein, producing the protein MCGGRGTRLDAPTEKPLFEVAGRPMVDRVTDALAGSRVDTVHAVASPHVPETTTHLGHSKVQRIDAPGEGYVADLQFALDRVERPVLTVVADLPLLAGPLLDTLLAAFEGDSTTVCVPVALKEALGASVDTAFDHDGRAVAPSGVNLVADDDTDTIHMSYDARLAVNVNRTTDADLAEALL; encoded by the coding sequence ATGTGCGGCGGTCGTGGCACCCGACTCGACGCGCCGACCGAGAAACCGCTGTTCGAGGTCGCTGGACGACCGATGGTGGACCGCGTCACCGACGCACTCGCGGGAAGTCGCGTCGACACCGTCCACGCCGTCGCCTCGCCGCACGTGCCCGAGACGACCACACATCTCGGCCACTCGAAGGTCCAGCGAATCGACGCACCCGGCGAGGGCTACGTCGCCGACCTCCAGTTCGCCCTCGACCGCGTGGAGCGACCCGTACTGACCGTCGTCGCCGACCTCCCCCTGCTCGCTGGTCCGCTCCTCGACACGCTCCTCGCCGCGTTCGAGGGCGATTCGACGACGGTCTGCGTACCGGTCGCGCTGAAGGAGGCGCTCGGGGCGAGCGTCGACACGGCGTTCGACCACGACGGCCGCGCGGTCGCCCCGAGCGGCGTGAACCTCGTCGCGGACGACGACACCGATACCATACACATGAGCTACGACGCCCGACTCGCAGTCAACGTGAACCGTACGACAGACGCCGACCTCGCGGAGGCGCTGCTGTGA